TTGAGCTTAGCACAGCAAGCAGAGGTCGGCGGCGACGAGCGCAAGATCGCGCCAGCGCACGGGCTCAGCTCGGAAGGGTTGCACGTCGCCGCCTTTGTGGTCGGAGCCTGGTTGAGGAGGAGGCCAAGGAGCACAACACACAGGAAGAGGAAGGAATATGCCTTCATCTTTCTCAGCACTGGAAAGAGATGGCTAGCGGGAGGAtggggaagagaggaggagggagaccTCTATTTATACAGGGGCCATGTGGAATTTGAGTGGACCAGAGGCCAAGGAAATGCCATGGTCGTGAATTGTGGGTGTACATTTAGAGCGGTCCTGTCAAACTCAGAGATCGACTTTGGATTCGGGGGTGAATGCATTGTACCGTGGAAGCCCGGGCAACCATGGATGGCCGCCACGTCATTCGGACGTATAAACATGATGCACCGTAATAGACCAACAGCTGTCTGTCTTTGGCGCGAtggctatccagtgcttccaaAACGTGTGTCACGAAAAAACCTGACCCGACGGACATCTGTCAAGAGAAGCCCGGCCTGCTTTAATTCTGGAACGGTTGCCCGCCGAGATGTTGGTTGGACGTTACGGGCTCGAATTCATGGACGTGACGGAGTGAAAAATGGCAGGGGAAGAGATGCAATCCATA
This is a stretch of genomic DNA from Phoenix dactylifera cultivar Barhee BC4 chromosome 9, palm_55x_up_171113_PBpolish2nd_filt_p, whole genome shotgun sequence. It encodes these proteins:
- the LOC103701870 gene encoding non-specific lipid-transfer protein 2-like produces the protein MKAYSFLFLCVVLLGLLLNQAPTTKAATCNPSELSPCAGAILRSSPPTSACCAKLKAQQPCFCQYTKNPSLRGYINSPNSRKVVAACGVSIPRC